In the Apteryx mantelli isolate bAptMan1 chromosome 1, bAptMan1.hap1, whole genome shotgun sequence genome, one interval contains:
- the LOC106489410 gene encoding multidrug resistance-associated protein 1-like, which yields MAAARGRRGGFYERLSPSGKKKCSPEEDVFVFSKLTYSWFSRLISIGYKKPLERDDLFELNEGDSPYSVCPNFEKQWRKEMQKSTTGLKASYIKRMLFKKTSFCKPSLVFPLWQTFKFLLIKVAFLKVAADILAFMGPQIMKALIMLSENHPGSHGSGYGYAIALFFVVLSQTLLHQLYQRNNMLTAVKIKTAVVGLIYKKALTLANSSRQNYTTGEIVNLMSADTQQLMELTVNLNLLWSAPFQILMAIIFLWQELGPSVLAGVAVLLLVIPINALIAAKVKSLKKSQMRYSDQRVKLLSEMLHGIKILKLYAWEPSYQKKVMSIREREVDVLKSSGYLATYSMLTLTCIPFMVSLATFGVFFHVDEENVLTASKVFTSISLFNILRLPLFDLPSVISAVAQTKVSLSRLEDFLYAEDLNPEDVSTNYSGNHAVGFIGASFRWDKSGLPVLKNLSVSIPEGSLVAVVGQVGSGKSSFLSAILGEMEKLEGTVQRRGSVAYVSQQAWIQNAILQENILFGSNLNRPYYEQVLKSCALLPDLEQLPNGDQTEIGERGVNISGGQKQRVSLARAVYSNADLYLLDDPLSAVDVHVGKHLFEKLIGPSGLLKSKTRILVTHNLTLLPQTDLIIVMEEGRISQMGTYQELISKRANFAELTQVFATENRSEETTLVKVSSSKEECQLGKSLLQRELLKHKDPSVDQWRTHTKSKEKVATGGMKMAVVLKYLQAFDWRWVWLTIAAYLGQNALAIGQNLWLSTWTAETAKVNDFTEWKQLRNYKLGIYSLLGFMQGFLVCCGAYVLSRGSLSASQALHHQMLDSVLHLPLQHFETNPVGQIISRFTKDLFVVDVRFHYYLRTWLNCTLDVIGTILVITSASPLFVVVVIPLGYLYFTIQRYYIASSRQIRRLAGASHSPVISHFSETLLGGSTIRAFGHQERFIRKNNDVVYENLIYFYNNIISNRWLSVRLEFLGSLMVFFAALFVVLAGNTVNSSTVGLSISYALNIIQSLNFWVRKACEIETNAVSIERVCEYAKMDKEEPWIMSKRPPMGWPERGIVEFINYKAQYRKDLGLALNNVSFQTRSKEKVGIVGRTGAGKSTLTNCLFRVLEGSGGKIIIDGIDISTIGLHDLRGNLNIIPQDPVLFSGTLQSNLDPLEKHSDLELWEALELCNLKDFVQSLPKKLLHEISEGGENLSVGQRQLVCLARVLLRKTKILVLDEATASVDTETDNLVQSTIRREFYNCTILTIAHRLHTIMDSERVLVLDAGRILEFDTPHNLLQQKGAFSEMVAEAGITK from the exons ACTAATATCTATAGGCTATAAGAAGCCATTGGAGAGGGATGACCTGTTTGAACTGAATGAAGGTGATTCGCCATACAGTGTGTGTCCTAACTTTGAAAAGCAATggaggaaggaaatgcaaaaatcAACCACTGGATTAAAG GCTTCCTACATCAAAAGAATGCTATTTAAGAAAACAAGTTTCTGTAAACCATCTTTGGTTTTCCCACTGTGGCAAACATTTAAATTTTTGTTGATTAAAGTTGCCTTTCTGAAAGTTGCAGCTGATATTCTGGCTTTCATGGGTCCACAGATAATGAA aGCACTGATAATGTTGAGTGAAAATCACCCTGGTTCACATGGGAGTGGATATGGCTATGCTATTGCCCTTTTTTTTGTAGTTCTCTCTCAAACTCTCCTCCATCAGTTGTACCAGCGTAACAACATGCTTACTGCAGTCAAAATCAAGACTGCAGTTGTAGGCCTGATATACAAAAAG GCCTTAACTTTAGCAAATTCCTCACGTCAAAACTATACAACTGGGGAAATTGTTAACCTGATGTCAGCAGATACTCAGCAGCTCATGGAGCTAACTGTAAACCTCAACCTCCTGTGGTCAGCACCTTTTCAGATCCTCATGGCTATCATCTTTCTCTGGCAAGAACTTGGCCCCTCCGTCCTAGCAGGTGTTGCAGTACTTCTTTTGGTCATACCTATAAACGCACTCATTGCAGCCAAAGTAAAAAGTCTGAAG AAAAGCCAAATGAGGTATTCAGATCAACGAGTCAAGCTTCTAAGTGAAATGTTACATGGAATTAAG ATTCTCAAACTTTATGCATGGGAGCCTTCATATCAAAAGAAGGTCATGAGCATTAGAGAACGTGAAGTAGATGTTTTGAAGTCATCTGGGTATCTGGCGACTTACTCCATGCTAACATTGACGTGTATTCCTTTTATG GTCTCACTGGCTACATTTGGAGTCTTCTTTCATGTGGATGAAGAGAATGTTTTAACAGCAAGTAAAGTTTTTACatctatttctttatttaacaTTCTGCGACTGCCATTGTTTGATTTACCGTCTGTCATCTCTGCTGTAGCTCAG ACCAAAGTTTCTCTGAGCCGTTTAGAGGATTTTCTGTATGCTGAGGATCTTAATCCTGAAGATGTCAGCACAAACTACAGCGGAA ATCATGCTGTTGGATTTATTGGGGCTTCTTTCCGCTGGGATAAAAGTGGCCTACCAGTCTTAAAAAA TCTGAGTGTCAGCATTCCTGAAGGCTCTTTAGTTGCTGTTGTGGGACAGGTTGGATCTGGaaagtcatcttttctttctgctatTCTTGGAGAAATGGAGAAGCTTGAAGGAACAGTTCAGAGACGa GGGTCAGTAGCTTATGTTTCTCAGCAGGCTTGGATTCAAAACGCCATTTTACAGGAAAATATTCTCTTTGGCTCAAATCTAAATAGGCCATACTACGAGCAGGTTTTAAAGTCTTGTGCTTTACTCCCAGATTTGGAACAGTTACCGAATGGAGATCAAACAGAGattggagaaagg GGTGTCAATATAAGTGGAGGGCAGAAGCAGAGAGTGAGTCTGGCTAGAGCTGTATACAGCAATGCTGATTTGTATCTTCTGGATGACCCCTTATCTGCTGTAGATGTACATGTGGGGAAACATCTTTTTGAGAAGCTAATTGGGCCGTCAGGTCTCCTAAAAAGCAAG ACTCGTATACTGGTGACACATAACCTAACCCTCTTGCCTCAAACTGATCTTATAATAGTAATGGAAGAAGGCAGGATAAGTCAAATGGGGACTTACCAGGAACTGATTTCAAAGAGAGCTAACTTTGCTGAGCTTACTCAAGTCTTCGCTACAGAGAATAGAAGTGAAGAGACAACCTTAGTGAAGG TGAGTTCTTCAAAAGAAGAGTGTCAACTAGGAAAGAGTCTGCTACAAAGAGAACTTTTGAAACATAAAGA TCCTTCCGTTGATCAATGGAGAACACACACAAAGAGTAAAGAAAAAGTTGCCACAGGTGGT ATGAAAATGGCAGTTGTTTTGAAATATCTGCAAGCCTTTGACTGGCGATGGGTGTGGCTAACCATAGCTGCTTATTTAGGTCAGAATGCACTAGCTATTGGACAAAATCTGTGGCTTAGCACCTGGACTGCAGAAACAGCAAAAGTTAATGATTTCACAGAATGGAAACAGTTGCGAAATTATAAACTTGGTATCTATAGCCTTTTGGGATTCATGCAAG GTTTTCTTGTTTGCTGTGGTGCGTATGTGCTCAGCAGGGGATCGCTTTCTGCTTCTCAGGCATTGCATCATCAGATGTTAGACAGTGTATTGCACCTTCCTCTTCAGCATTTTGAAACTAATCCAGTAGGTCAGATCATCAGCAGATTCACAAAG GACTTATTTGTAGTGGACGTCCGTTTTCATTACTACTTACGAACTTGGTTAAATTGTACACTAGATGTTATTGGAACCATTCTAGTTATCACATCTGCCTCGCCGCTATTTGTAGTAGTAGTTATTCCGCTGGGATACTTGTATTTTACTATCCAA cgcTACTACATAGCGAGTTCACGGCAGATTCGACGACTAGCTGGAGCATCACATTCTCCTGTGATCTCCCACTTCAGTGAGACTCTCTTAGGGGGATCAACAATTCGAGCATTTGGCCACCAGGAAAGATTCATTAGAAAAAATAATGATGTGGTGTATGAGAACTTGATTTACTTCTACAATAACATCATCTCAAACAG GTGGCTATCTGTCAGGCTTGAATTTCTAGGCAGTTTAATGGTGTTCTTTGCTGCACTGTTTGTAGTACTGGCTGGAAATACAGTGAATTCTTCTACAGTGGGTTTATCCATATCGTATGCTCTAAAT ataatTCAGAGTCTAAATTTTTGGGTGCGTAAAGCATGTGAAATTGAGACCAATGCAGTTTCAATTGAAAGAGTTTGTGAATACGCAAAAATGGATAAAGAG GAACCCTGGATTATGTCGAAAAGGCCACCCATGGGCTGGCCCGAGAGAGGCATAGTAGAGTTTATTAACTACAAGGCTCAGTACAGAAAAGATCTTGGTTTAGCCCTGAACAATGTCTCTTTCCAGACACGGAGTAAAGAGAAG GTTGGAATCGTTGGAAGAACAGGAGCTGGTAAATCAACACTCACAAATTGCTTGTTTAGAGTTCTAGAAGGATCTGGAGGCAAAATAATTATTGATGGAATTGATATATCCACTATTGGACTCCATGACCTACGTGGAAATCTTAACATTATTCCACAG GATCCCGTCTTGTTTTCTGGGACATTGCAGTCAAATTTGGATCCACTTGAAAAACATTCCGACCTCGAACTGTGGGAGGCACTGGAACTGTGCAACTTAAAAGATTTTGTTCAGTCGCTCCCAAAGAAACTCCTTCATGAGATTTCAGAAGGTGGTGAAAACCTCAG tGTTGGGCAGAGGCAGCTGGTCTGTCTTGCCCGTGTTTTGCTACGAAAGACAAAAATCCTGGTCTTAGATGAGGCGACAGCTTCTGTTGATACGGAAACGGATAACTTGGTGCAATCCACCATCAGAAGAGAGTTTTACAACTGCACAATACTAACTATAGCCCACAGGTTACATACAATCATGGATTCAGAGAG AGTGCTTGTTCTGGACGCAGGAAGAATTCTAGAATTTGATACACCACATAATTTGTTACAACAGAAAGGTGCTTTTTCTGAAATGGTTGCAGAGGCTGGGATAACAAAATAA